The DNA segment GGCAAATTTCCCGAGACCGGTTAGGACGGCGATAAGAATCGGCAGAGCAGGCATTTCAGCGAACTGCTTTTGATGAGCAAACGGCTCGTGGCCCGTGGCGGTCTGAAAAAAGCTCCTAAAATCGGCGTAAAACATAGTCATCCGGGGTACAGGTTGGTTTGGTGGAGAGGGATTGGGGGGGACAAAGCCCCCCCAGGAGTCGCCTAGAAAACAGCCTTAAGCGGCGGAATTCAACCCAACGAGTTCAAAAAAGGTGTTTAACCAATGATCCCACTCCTTGCGGTAGGGTTGCAGATCCTCCTCCTTGGACAGAATCAGTAGATCGCCAGATCCGTTGCCATAGGCACAGGCAATGGCGACCCCAACCAACAACGGAACCTGATCCCGAAATCTCCGCACCAACACTTCCCAAATCTCAAAATGCGTAACCATAGTTCACCTTAAATAGATGTTCAGATACATACTAACTTAAAACTCGACTCTAGGTTGGGCGGAAAACCGAACCCGTTCTAAGGGGAGACCGAGGGCGGTGGCGTAACGGGCATTCCCCATAAGAAGCAGAAATAATGCCCCCCCCCTTGGGGGGCTGGGCAACCAACTCACCACCACCCACTGTTGCACCCTAACTGGTTAGCTGAGCCTTCCAGTCCTTGATAATCTGTTCCAGGTATTTAAGGACTTCCGCCAGACTCTGACGGAAGGGACGGGGCAGGGATAACAAGGCTAGCCGTCTGGCAGAGTCCAGGAGTTGGGTTTGAGCCTGCTGTTGGAGCACCTGATCGATCCCTATTGGTAGCTCAATGCTCCTGGTAATCACTGGGTTGCAGACGGGTTCCAGCTCTTCCGGTGGTTCGTACTCGTAGGGGTCTTCCTCATAGAGGCAGGACTCCCTGCTACTCATGCCATGCTCTTCGACTAAAATCGCCGCCTGATTCCTGAACTCCAGTCGCTGTTCCTCAGACAGCGCCTGTTCATACATTTCCTGCTCGAAACAGGTGAAGCAGGATGCTATGTGTAGGATCGGCTCCGGGTACTGGGTCACCAATCCGTAGCTCAGGTCTAACCCCTTCATCTGTGGGATGGCCGCCTCTACCTTCTCCCTGTCGCTGATGCTCAGCCAGGCAATCACCTTGAAAAAGAGCATACAACGGGTTTCGTTGAGAATCTCCTTGCGTAGGTTGACAAATCGGTTCCACCCGTCTTCTAGGTAGAAGTGCTCAAAGGTGGCACGCAAGGTCTCCATTGCCACCAGAAGCCGATAGAAGAAATCCTGGGCGTGGTCGCCCTCTGCATAGACATGCGTGAGCAGATTTGGGTGATCCAATGGCATGAACAGATACCTTGGTGAGCCGTAGAATTGCCACATCAGCTCGTTTGCTTCTGTCTTTTTTCCTAGGACGTAGTCCAAGGCAATGTCCCGCAGAGTGAGGGGACTTACCCGCCCTGTACAGGGTTTGTATTTCATTTAGGTTTACCCTCCTTGTTAATTTAGGGGTAATCCTCTGTGGATCACCTAAGTTGTAGGTTCACATCTCTGTAGTCTGCCCTTCGTTCCAAACTCTCTATGTCACTTACACTCGCACAGCCGAAAGAAATGCAGGTCGCAGAAAGGCATCAACGCATCTATAGCTAGGTAGGTTAAGGTTGTCGCCTTAAGATTCTGGGAAACCAATGTGGGGCTACGCCCAGCGACCCATATCATGCCAACCTTTGCCTGCTTAGCTATAGTACCAGCAGAAGGGCAACTATATCATTTCTAGCACAGATACATTCGTGGATGCAAGTGCGACCAGGAGTTGTGGCGTGATTTCATTCGACATCCTCAAGCTCCCCACCTGTATGCAGGACTAACCAGGGAATGTGCCCTGCTGGTTGTGCCTGTTCTGCCTAACACCGGGGGGATACATAACCATCCTGCTTGAATATGGCAGAGCATCATCCCCACGAGCGTGGAACGGGGAATAGTCAGATTTTCCATCAGGTTCGCAAAACACGGGGTTCCGGGGGTAGCCCCTAGTGGGGGGGGGACAGCAGGGAAATCTTCCTATGCCCGGCCTGGATAACTGCTCTCGATCACGGGGTTCCTCTGTCCAGGAAGGCTCCGGGGTCGGTACGTATTTTCCTAGACAGAAGGGGACTGACCTACTAGACCACTGGCTAGGTGCCTGCGGACAAACAAGATAAATGTAGGTACAGTCTATTTATCAATTAAAGGATACAAAAAGCCTCCATCATTCTCAAGGCTCAGAATAATTGACTCACGGCAAGTGGGGTTCAACTGTATCCCATAAGCACTTAAAAGACTGTAAGACTTTCTCTCAAGCATTACAAAGATAGCACTACTGATTTTTAGCCATAGCTTAAGCTAACATCTCTAAAATTTTCTCTGGAACTGCACAATTTAAGCTGGCAATGCCTAAAAAGTCTTTGATATTATAGGTCACTAAATAATCAACCTTGGCTCTGGTGGCAAGTGATGCTAATCGAATGTCAAATATTCTTGCAGAAGATACATTATTGCTAACTGCTAATACTAGAGTTTGCTCTAAGTTTTGCGGATCGGGAAATAGTAGATCAAAATAATGATTGAGATAGGTGTCAAATATTAGTTTTTGTGCATCTTGAGGCCTTAAAGCTTTTCCTTTCATTACTACTTGATTTGTAAGCAATCGATAAAGTTCGATTAATTATATTTTGCTCAGCAATAATTCCATGAATTTTATTTTGGAAAACCATTTCAAGTAGTCTTAATGAGGGAATATGATTACTGGAGGCTTGATTGTGAGCATAGGCTAGAACATTAGTATCAAATAAAACTTTAATCAAGCTCATACATATTTTCTCTGCTTAAATACTGTTCATCCATTTCTAGACTAAAAACGGGGAAGGGGTACTTGCCTTCGACTAACACTGTGTCCATGTTGTTGCTTTTATACTTTTCTCTGATGTGATATAAAAAATCTAGCACTTCTTGAATAATTGGCTCTGGGGTTTGCTCGATCTCTTGGATTAGTCTTTCTTTAGCAGTCATCGCTTTTCTCCTTATTCGTTTAGTAACTATAGTAATATCGTATTTCCTGGGGAGTTTGCCATGAATTACGAAGGTTACGGGGAGTTGATTGGAGTCTTGATCGTCGGCACCGTTTTTATTAGTTTCTTTTTGTTACAGTTCATTATCACCTGGGTTTTGCAGGTTCTAGTCGCACTCCTTAAAGCCGCTTATCGAATTATCTTAGCAGTTTGGCGTTAGCTTTTTAGTTGCCGGGAGGGGTCTGCCTGGTGTCAGCACCTGCGCAACTGGGTTCAGATCAACTTTGTAAAAATCTACATCCTTGAAACTGCTACAACAACTATTAAAATTGGATAAAATAACGATTAACTATCAGTACAAAAACATTCAACGAGAAGGTTTATTCTCAAAAGTTCATCACGGACTCATCCCCCGCCAATCCCCGGCGGGGATCATCCCTGACCAGTATTTGGGATGGGCATAATTCGGGCTTCTCAGCATGGTCAATTGGGCTTGCCGCAGGGCTTCCCCTCGCCCTTCCCCTTTGCTCAGCCGCTGGTAATAGTTCACCATCAAGTCCTTGGTGGCGTTGTCATCCACCCGCCACAGGCTCATCACCTGGGACTGCGCCCCGGCTAGGGTAAATGCCCGCCGTAACCCATACACCCCTTCCCCGCTCTGCACGTCCCCTAAACCCGTCTCACAGGCGGACAGCACCACCAACTGGGTGCCCCGCAAGTCCATCCCGGTGATTTCCAAGGCGGTCAATACGCCGTCGTCTCCGCCCCCTTGCCGCACGTTGAACCCGGAAAAGGCTAACCCGGAGCGCACCAACGGGTTCTCACTGGGGAGGTTGCGACTGCCATCTTGGGCTTGGGTGGTGGGGGCAGATTGCAAGAAAAAGCCGTGGGTGGCTAGGTGCAAGATGCGGGGGTTGTTACTGCTTTTCACCACTGCTTCCGTTGCCTGGGTCTGGGTGAATAACCGACTATTGGGTAATAGTTTGGCAATGGTTTCCCCCTCGATGGCGGTGGCGGGCAGGGAACCAAATTTCAGGGTGGCTAAATCTATCGAACGGGGATTGCTCCGGTCGGCACTGGCAATTTGCACGGGATTACTGCCGGGTTTGTCAAAGGTGGGGTTGGCAACAATTAAGGGGGGATTGGCTTTGGGGGGCGTGGTCTGCAAGCGCAGTAAATCCCGCCCGGAAGTCAGGTAGGTAATTAGATAGTTTTCAATGAGATATTGGTTTTTTTCATCCACCAAACCGGCAAAAGCCACCAGGTTGAGTTACCCGTCAGGGGCGATGAGTAGGTGGTTAGCAGTGCTGACGAATTGCCGTACCGGTGCCATGATTTTGGCTGAGAGGGTACGGGCGGCGGCTTGGGCTTCGCTGAGAGGGCGTCTGGGGTCAAGGGTGGCACTGCGATACTGAGCCACCAAGGCATCTATCTCGCTGGCACTGCCCAAATCCGCAAACCGGGGTTCCCCACTGGAAGTCAGGACATACACCGCATAGCGAGGTGCGCCAAAACCTTGACCCTGAGGGGCTTTGGGGTTGAAGGGTTCGTACTGGATAAACTCGACCAAAGCAGCGTTGGCAGGAATAGCTTTTTGGACGGCTTCCAGGGTGACTTTTGGGGTGGTTTGGGCAAAGGCGCTACTGCTCCGGTTGAGTTCCGCTTCAATTTGTTCCGCTTGGGTGTTCAAAAGTTGCAATTGCTGACGTTGCTGGTCGGCGGGGCTGAGTTGTTGCCGTAGCCGGATGAGGGATTGGCTGAGGGTGTCGAGTACCCGTCCTTTGCGTCGTAGAATCGTGGTCAGTGCCAGACGAGCCGATTGGAGGTTGGTCGGAGCAAATTGCAGGTGAAAGGAGATGGCTGTATCAGTTGAGCTGGCAAAAGTCTTGAGGTAAGCACGTTTGTCCGCTTCCGAGCCAATGACCAGATTCTGTGCTAGGTTAATGTCTCCGATGTCTAACGTCCGCACCAAACGGGTTAAGGCTGGTTCCGTTTGATTTTGGCTCCAATACAACCCCGCCAAGTTGTTGAGGGATGTAGCCACATCCGGGTGGTTGGCACCCAGGGCTTGTTCCCAAATCGCCAAACTGCGCTGAAATGACTCCAGAGCTTGAGCATATTGAGCTTTTTGGGATTGCTCAATTCACAATTGATTCAGCCGGTCGGCTTCTTGCAGCACTCCAGACTGAGCTAGTACCGGCAGGGACGGATATACACCTACCGACACTCCGACTATTACACTCGCCGCCAACGCCCATCCCGCAAGATGCCTACTATTCATCGTTCGCTGTTCCTTGCTGACTTGCCCCTATTCTAAACCCGCAGTTCCGAGACCCAAAGTGAGCGGCATTACCTCAGTTCACCCGCCTAGCGCAACCCCTCTATTTACCGGGTAAATAAAGCTGAGGGGCTTAACCTCGGATTAATCAAACCTGAGTTCAAATTACAGGTAGATTTTTAGTATTGCCATCACGTATCATATCTCTGTCCACCATGGCGAAGTTAAATGCCGTGGCGGTTATCCTTCCCTAATTTTGAGGCTCGAATCCTTTCACTGCCCCAATGAATGATTCCCTCAACTATTTCCCGGCCTATACTATTACCGAAGTCGCCAAGTTTTTAGGCATCCCACCAGCCACAGTGAGGACATGGGTTAAGGGCAGAAAATATTCCAGCATGGCAGGAGAGTATTTTTCCAAACCGCTGATTTTGGGGGCAGGTAGTTCATTGCTATCCTTTACCAATTTGATAGAGGTTCATGTATTGAGGGTTATTCGTAAGGTACATGGGGTGAGGTTAGACAAAGTGCGTACTGCCCTGGATTATTTGGAGCAGGAGTTTGGAGTTTCTCATCCCTTAGCTACTGTTAAGTTTAGGACCGACGGGGTAGATTTATTTGTTGAGTCACTAAATCAGTTGTTGAATGTATCCCGCTCCGGTCAATTGGCAATGCGTTCTGCCTTGGAAGGCTTACTAACCCAGGTGGAATATAACGCTCAAGAGGCGATTAGGTTTTATCCTGTAATTAAATCTATTGTCATAGACCCTACTATATCTTTTGGCAAACCGGTTGTAGTGGGAACAGGTGTACCTACAAGTTCCATTGTCAGCCTTTATAATGCTGGTGATGAAATTGAAGATATTGCCGATGAATTTAGCTGTGGCATAGAGCAAGTAAAAGCGGCTATTCATTATGAAGCTGAATTATTAGTAGCCTGAAAAACTTTATTTTTAGATGGGATCATCTAAGTTTAGTTTTGTACTATTTGTTGATAGAGCATTAGGGCGAAGTGCCGTTCCTAGTGCCCTCAAGTTGACAGGTGCGAACGTCGAAATACACATGGATCACTTTGCCCCAGATGCTCCTGATATAGAATGGTTATCTAAAGTTGCTGAAAGCGGTTGGGTTGTTCTTACCAAGGATAAAAATATTGGCAGAAACTATCTGGAGCTTAGAGCCGTAGCTCAATTCAAAATTAGGATGTTTGTTTTGGTTTCAGGAAATTTAACACGTCAGCAGATGGCAGACACTTTTGTTAAAGACTTTCCTAAGATGAATAACTTTTGTATAGGTAATAAGCCCCCTTTTATTGCCAAGATTTATTCTAGTGGCAAAATTCAAATGTGGAAAGACTGTGTAGAAATTATGAAACAATTTCCGAATACCTAAATACCAGAAGTACTCACTAAATGAACTGCCTCTCCAATGCTCAAGGGTTTTGATAGAAAAAAGCACTTAACCTACTATTAACCAACTAAATCCATACTGGATGCAAACGCTTCGGGTTTCACCATGTCCCAATTCCCTATTATCATCAAGCCTTCCCTGCTGGAGCAGGCACTTACGGCTACGCCCAAGTCGGAGCCGTACCAGCCGCCGGTGATACCCTCCCCCGGTGCCAAACCCAAACGGTTCAAGACAGGTTTGCTGGTGGCGCAGGGGGTGGTTTTCACGGTCATCGCCCTGGTGCCAGCGTTTTTCGGGGAGTTCATCCTGGCGGCGGTGCTGTTGGCGGCGACGGTCGGGGTCATCCTGGCACAGGTCAACAACCAGCGGGTCGAATACCCCCGCAAGCTCAGGATTTGGGAGGAGAAGGTGCGGGGCTACGAATATGAGATGCGGGTGGCGGAACAGAAGAAGAAAGCCCATGCGGAGCGCATGGCTCGGCTCAAAACCCCCGAAGGGATTCTTGAATACCGCCGTGAGCAGGTCAAGAAGGCTCTCGGCAACACCCGTCTGCCCGATGGGGATAACAGCGATGCACCCCTCGGCAATGCGGAGCGGTTCTTCCTGACTGTGCTGGAGCGGTACTTCCCCGGTAAGGTGTTCACCCGCAGGTACATCAACTCGCCACCGCCCTCTGACCGCTACTACACCCCGGATTTCACCTTCATTGAGCCGGAGTACCGCCTGTTCATGGACATCGAGATTGACGAACCCTACGAATACAAGCGGGGCAAGCCCACCCATTTCATCGGCAGTGACGATGAGCGCAACCGGCATATTTCCGAGCGATATGGGTGGGTGGTCATCCGCTTCACCGAGGAGCAGGTCATTCGCCAACCGGAAAGCTGTTGTAAGGTCATCGCCGGGGTGCTGGCGGAAATCACTCTGGCTTCCACGCCCCTCGAACCTTTTGCAGGGGTGCCCGACCTCCTGCCAGAACCCCAGTGGACAGAGGGGCAAGCCAACGCCAAAGCCATTGCCAAGTACCGGGACACTTACCAGCACCTTCTGCCCCAACCGGAGAAACGCAAGCCCAAACCACAGGAGCCAGTCAAACCCAAAAAAGAGTTCCAGCCCTCCCATGCTCTACTTTCAATTTTGATACGGTCTGGGTCAACACCGTTTCTGTTATGGGAATATACTGTCTATGCTGGTCGTTTAGGTGGGCAATTCTTTCTTTTTGCAAAGGATAACGCATGGGTGAACCTCATCACGACATCACACCCATCCGCAGGACTAGAACCCGACGATTCTCAGGGATCACACATTATTATGTAAAAGTATTTATAGCTCTCACGTCAGATAGGCAGTGTTGTAATTCCTTACCATCGACTAACTAGAACTCCAGTTGCTTTGAAAAAGGTTGATCTATAATCGGTGGTTCCTCACCGGGGAAGAATACAGACCAATCTTGCTTGAGGACTGCGTTAGCTTCTTTATAAAGATTTTGTGCCTTCTTAGTATTACCCACACTAATCATCACTTCAGCTTCACTTATTTTCTTTTTAGCTCTAAACCAAGCATCTTGTTCTTTGATACGCTTTATTTTTTGTTTGTACTCTTCAGTTAGTTTACCACGCTTTTCTAACTCACTATGGGCTTGGATTAAAATTTTCTTACGCTGTTCACTGGCTCGTACGTTAATAGCCGTTTGCATGAGTAATTGATCAATTTTATAGCAATGGATATAAACTTCAGCTTCGTCGGCAAGAAGAAAAGCCTGGGACTGCACCTCGTTAATCTCTTCCGAGTATTTCTCTAGTCCCTTTCGAAAGAAACCGAAATGTCTACCGTGAATGTTTTCTGCAGATTCTCGTAATCTTGTTACATCCCAAGGCTTGATTTCTAAATTTTGTTCCATTCGCATTTTTATAGATTGAATTTGTTTTTTCAATGTTTCTAAAATAGGTGGAGGTGGAACATCACTTGATTCTTCAATTGTACTTAACTCTTTACTATGATTAGTGGAATTATGATTACTATAGTACTCTACTTGGCGACTAGATTCAGTTGGATAAATATCACCAAGCTCATTTAAATAATTAAGAAAGTTTTGCGCTTCCTGTGATTCAAGCAAAACACAATTTTCTAATGAATCAGAAAAAAATAACTTTATTGTAAAAGAACCCTGTTCCTTATTATCAATTTGTTCAAAGAATAAGATTTCACTAAGGTTAATAAATTTGCTACCAACTTTGATAAACATTAAGTTGCTCCTTGTAATTACATTTTCTAAAGTAAATTCTATCAATCCTCCTGAGTATTTGGTGGTAAGCAGAGTTTATATTTAAGCCCGGTAAGGGTTTCAGCTTCCCTAGAAGCAAAAAATGTATTTTCATATACAATATGAATTACAAATTTAGGAGAGCTATTTTATCAAAGTCCAAAAGGAGTGATATTAATTAAAAATTGTACTTTAGCCATGAGTAGAACAGATGTCAAGTATCACAAGTGTTGAATCCTGCAACAAAACTTTACATATTAAGACGGGGAATGACCCGATTTAGCCAATTGACAAAATTCAACTCCTGCCGTATTACAATTTGTATATATCTCAACTTGCCTACTAATTTACTCCCGTACATCTGTGGAACTTTTAACAGTTGCAATATCAAATAGACTATTAAAATTACATAAATTTGAATGGTAATCCCATTCAAATTTTTACTCATCATTTTATCTAACTTCAAGTGCATCTTAAGAAACTTCCATAATACTTCTATTGCCCAGCGTTGTTTGTAGGCTTCTCCTATCTCTTCATTACTCATTATTTCCTCGGGAACATTGGTAGCTAAATAATATTCTATCTTCTGTTGAACATTCCCAAAACAAATCACTCTTACCTTGTCTTTTCCTGTAGCGATATGATAGTTTTCATCCCATTTCCAATTAGATTTAATACGGATAATGAAAAGAGTATTATTTTCGATAAATTTATCAAATAATTTGCGACTGCAAAACCCTCTATCCCCGACTGCAACTCCATTTTCCGGCAACATTCTCATAATCTCTTCACCAAAGTTAATCTCATGTTTCTGCCCAGGACTAATGATTAAATGACCAGTGGATTTCGTGTCTTGATTCAAAGTAGTTATTAGCTTTACTTGACGATGGCCTTGGAGCCAAAATAACTTGCTCATCAGTGGTATTACGGTAGCATCAAAAGGACATAAAACTAGTTTCTTCTCAGGGTGAGCCTTCTCAATGTAATGTAATAATTTATGGTAAAGACCAAGAATAATTTGTGGGTCTCTTGTCTTGTTGGCCTTAGAAAATGTAGATAAGTCAACCTGAGTGCCTGTATGATTCAATTGGTAAAATAAGTCCCTTAAACTGTTGATTCCTTTGTCTAAAATACCAGTAAACCAGATTGAACAAAATAAACGAGAATTTAGAACTGGATAATCATTAGTCGGCAAGTCTTTGAGTAAAAAGTTGACAATCCCCGGAAAAGAGTTTAATTTCATAGTTAATTGATTTTTAAATTTACAGGGGTAAGGATACCATATTCTGACCCCATTTTTTCTCTCTTTACCTATCGTTCAACACTTCTGATCCCAATTATTTAGATTAATTCCGTAAGGTATATCTGATAAAAATAAATCTATACTATTGTCTGCCAGTAGAGGCAAATGTTCTCTACAATCCCCAAGAGTAAGCTGATGGGCATATATGATTTCCCTTATCCCCATCTTTTTCTCTAAAGAGAAAGCAGCCAGAATCTAGTTCCCTCGCCCCTTAGAAAAGGGTTAGAGTAAGGGCAAATGTAAAATTCATACCTCTTGTCATTTCCAGAAATAGAAGCGACATTGCAGAAATAAAAGCGACAGAGGTGAAGGATAGGTTGGTATGAAGGGCATCCAGTTTGAGTTTTGTCGCATTTATTTATGGTAGATGAATGAGATGTCGCATCTATTTGTAGTAATTTTGTCGCATGTATTTCAGAAGATACCTACTGAAATCGAAGCCGGATGGGGCAACCTGTCGCATTAATTTCCAAAACTGACACCTCTGTTCAGCAACGCCGTAAAAACCTTTCTTTTGGGGGTTCGTCATCAGCAAGCATTATCACTACTTCAAGTTTATGGCTCTGAGCAGTGGGAAGAAGCTCGCAGAAATTACGCGGTTTCAGTTACTAATTGTTGCTAGCCAGAAATCAAAATTTGTCCATGATTCCTATAACCTTGCCCGATG comes from the Synechococcus sp. C9 genome and includes:
- a CDS encoding CHAT domain-containing protein — protein: MAFAGLVDEKNQYLIENYLITYLTSGRDLLRLQTTPPKANPPLIVANPTFDKPGSNPVQIASADRSNPRSIDLATLKFGSLPATAIEGETIAKLLPNSRLFTQTQATEAVVKSSNNPRILHLATHGFFLQSAPTTQAQDGSRNLPSENPLVRSGLAFSGFNVRQGGGDDGVLTALEITGMDLRGTQLVVLSACETGLGDVQSGEGVYGLRRAFTLAGAQSQVMSLWRVDDNATKDLMVNYYQRLSKGEGRGEALRQAQLTMLRSPNYAHPKYWSGMIPAGDWRGMSP
- a CDS encoding transposase gives rise to the protein MKLNSFPGIVNFLLKDLPTNDYPVLNSRLFCSIWFTGILDKGINSLRDLFYQLNHTGTQVDLSTFSKANKTRDPQIILGLYHKLLHYIEKAHPEKKLVLCPFDATVIPLMSKLFWLQGHRQVKLITTLNQDTKSTGHLIISPGQKHEINFGEEIMRMLPENGVAVGDRGFCSRKLFDKFIENNTLFIIRIKSNWKWDENYHIATGKDKVRVICFGNVQQKIEYYLATNVPEEIMSNEEIGEAYKQRWAIEVLWKFLKMHLKLDKMMSKNLNGITIQIYVILIVYLILQLLKVPQMYGSKLVGKLRYIQIVIRQELNFVNWLNRVIPRLNM
- a CDS encoding tetratricopeptide repeat protein, with product MEQSQKAQYAQALESFQRSLAIWEQALGANHPDVATSLNNLAGLYWSQNQTEPALTRLVRTLDIGDINLAQNLVIGSEADKRAYLKTFASSTDTAISFHLQFAPTNLQSARLALTTILRRKGRVLDTLSQSLIRLRQQLSPADQQRQQLQLLNTQAEQIEAELNRSSSAFAQTTPKVTLEAVQKAIPANAALVEFIQYEPFNPKAPQGQGFGAPRYAVYVLTSSGEPRFADLGSASEIDALVAQYRSATLDPRRPLSEAQAAARTLSAKIMAPVRQFVSTANHLLIAPDG
- a CDS encoding DUF433 domain-containing protein, which encodes MNDSLNYFPAYTITEVAKFLGIPPATVRTWVKGRKYSSMAGEYFSKPLILGAGSSLLSFTNLIEVHVLRVIRKVHGVRLDKVRTALDYLEQEFGVSHPLATVKFRTDGVDLFVESLNQLLNVSRSGQLAMRSALEGLLTQVEYNAQEAIRFYPVIKSIVIDPTISFGKPVVVGTGVPTSSIVSLYNAGDEIEDIADEFSCGIEQVKAAIHYEAELLVA
- a CDS encoding DUF2281 domain-containing protein, coding for MTAKERLIQEIEQTPEPIIQEVLDFLYHIREKYKSNNMDTVLVEGKYPFPVFSLEMDEQYLSRENMYELD
- a CDS encoding endonuclease domain-containing protein, which gives rise to MSQFPIIIKPSLLEQALTATPKSEPYQPPVIPSPGAKPKRFKTGLLVAQGVVFTVIALVPAFFGEFILAAVLLAATVGVILAQVNNQRVEYPRKLRIWEEKVRGYEYEMRVAEQKKKAHAERMARLKTPEGILEYRREQVKKALGNTRLPDGDNSDAPLGNAERFFLTVLERYFPGKVFTRRYINSPPPSDRYYTPDFTFIEPEYRLFMDIEIDEPYEYKRGKPTHFIGSDDERNRHISERYGWVVIRFTEEQVIRQPESCCKVIAGVLAEITLASTPLEPFAGVPDLLPEPQWTEGQANAKAIAKYRDTYQHLLPQPEKRKPKPQEPVKPKKEFQPSHALLSILIRSGSTPFLLWEYTVYAGRLGGQFFLFAKDNAWVNLITTSHPSAGLEPDDSQGSHIIM